A section of the Pimelobacter simplex genome encodes:
- a CDS encoding MCE family protein, translated as MSTRNARRPGRWCRAVALLVGLTVLTGCSGFRGAYDLPLPGHPVDADEAFEVTAYFKDVLNVVPRSPVMVDDVVVGEVTEVERSGWNARVTMIVRDDVKLPDNAIADIRQVSLLGEKYVALEAPEQEAAVGRLSEGDEIALAKTGRNPEVEEVLGALSFLLSGGGVAQLGTITREANLVMNGREDRLRSLLSSLDSVVGTLDEQKVDIINALESLNNLTSTLNKEKETIGDALDATGPAIDVLSAQHDELIEMLGALDRLGKVGTRVINASKEDVLSILRDLSPVLRKLTEADEQLAPGLNLLISFPFPQTANNIVKGDYADTIIRADLNFENLYKTLGLPEIQLPDLEAVLNQVGQCLKSGKLTSSACLQVLSDVNLLKDLQTKCQDRTIRDSPVCKLLRALPDLDLGGLLGGKGGLLGSDGPLSGLTRGLLGTQPSSYDNGSTRSLLGGVA; from the coding sequence GTGAGCACGCGCAACGCACGTCGTCCCGGCCGGTGGTGCCGCGCGGTGGCGCTCCTGGTCGGACTGACGGTCCTCACCGGCTGCAGCGGCTTCCGCGGCGCCTACGACCTGCCGCTGCCCGGTCACCCGGTCGACGCCGACGAGGCGTTCGAGGTGACGGCCTACTTCAAGGACGTCCTCAACGTCGTCCCGCGCTCGCCGGTCATGGTCGACGACGTCGTGGTCGGCGAGGTGACCGAGGTCGAGCGCTCCGGCTGGAACGCGCGCGTCACGATGATCGTGCGCGACGACGTCAAGCTGCCCGACAACGCGATCGCCGACATCCGCCAGGTCTCGCTCCTGGGCGAGAAGTACGTCGCCCTCGAGGCGCCCGAGCAGGAGGCGGCCGTGGGCCGGCTCTCCGAGGGCGACGAGATCGCGCTCGCCAAGACCGGCCGCAACCCGGAGGTCGAGGAGGTGCTCGGTGCGCTGTCCTTCCTGCTCAGCGGTGGTGGCGTCGCCCAGCTCGGCACGATCACCCGCGAGGCCAACCTGGTGATGAACGGCCGCGAGGACCGGCTGCGCAGCCTGCTCTCCTCGCTCGACTCGGTGGTCGGCACGCTCGACGAGCAGAAGGTCGACATCATCAACGCGCTCGAGTCGCTCAACAACCTGACCTCCACGCTCAACAAGGAGAAGGAGACGATCGGCGACGCGCTCGACGCGACCGGCCCGGCGATCGACGTCCTCTCCGCCCAGCACGACGAGCTGATCGAGATGCTCGGTGCGCTCGACCGGCTCGGCAAGGTCGGCACCCGCGTCATCAACGCCAGCAAGGAGGACGTGCTCAGCATCCTGCGCGACCTCAGCCCGGTGCTGCGCAAGCTGACCGAGGCCGACGAGCAGCTGGCCCCCGGCCTCAACCTGCTCATCAGCTTCCCGTTCCCGCAGACGGCCAACAACATCGTCAAGGGCGACTACGCCGACACGATCATCCGCGCCGACCTCAACTTCGAGAACCTCTACAAGACGCTCGGCCTGCCCGAAATCCAGCTCCCGGACCTGGAGGCGGTCCTCAACCAGGTCGGCCAGTGCCTCAAGAGCGGCAAGCTCACCAGCTCGGCCTGCCTGCAGGTGCTCAGCGACGTCAACCTGCTCAAGGACCTGCAGACCAAGTGCCAGGACCGCACCATCCGCGACAGCCCGGTCTGCAAGCTTCTCCGCGCGCTGCCCGACCTCGACCTGGGCGGCCTGCTCGGTGGCAAGGGCGGCCTGCTGGGCAGTGACGGCCCGCTCAGCGGCCTGACCCGTGGGCTGCTCGGCACCCAACCGTCGTCGTACGACAACGGGTCGACGCGCAGCCTGCTCGGAGGTGTGGCATGA